A genomic window from Gracilinanus agilis isolate LMUSP501 chromosome X, AgileGrace, whole genome shotgun sequence includes:
- the VAMP7 gene encoding vesicle-associated membrane protein 7 isoform X1 — MAILFAVVARGTTILAKHAWCGGNFLEVTEQILAKIPSENNKLTYSHGNYLFHYICQDRIVYLCITDDDFERSRAFSFLNEIKKRFQTTYGSRAQTALPYAMNSEFSSVLAAQLKHHSENKHVDKVMETQAQVDELKGIMVRNIDLVAQRGERLELLIDKTEHLVDSSVTFKTTSRNLARAMCMKNLKLTVIIIIAAMIFIYIVVSVACGGLTWPSCVAK; from the exons ATGGCCATCCTTTTCGCAGTTGTGGCCAGAGGCACGACCATCCTAGCCAAGCATGCTTGGTGTGGCGGAAACTTCCTGGAGGTGACAGAGCAGATTCTGGCTAAAATACCATCTGAGAATAACAAGCTCACCTATTCACATGGAAA CTATCTCTTTCACTACATCTGTCAAGACAGGATTGTATATCTCTGTATCACAGATGAT GATTTCGAACGTTCCCGAGCCTTCAGCTTTCTGAATGAAATCAAGAAGAGATTCCAGACTACGTATGGTTCAAGAGCGCAAACAGCCCTTCCATACGCCATGAACAGTGAGTTCTCCAGTGTTCTGGCTGCCCAACTG AAACATCACTCTGAGAACAAACATGTGGACAAAGTCATGGAAACTCAAGCCCAAGTGGACGAATTGAAGGGAATCATGGTCCGGAACATCG ATCTGGTGGCCCAACGAGGAGAAAGACTGGAGTTACTAATAGATAAAACAGAACATCTCGTAGATTCA TCGGTCACCTTCAAAACTACTAGCAGGAACCTTGCCAGAGCCATGTGTATGAAGAACCTCAAGCTCaccgtcatcatcatcatagcagCCATG ATCTTTATCTATATTGTCGTCTCCGTGGCCTGTGGTGGCCTTACCTGGCCGAGCTGTGTGgctaaataa
- the VAMP7 gene encoding vesicle-associated membrane protein 7 isoform X2 — protein sequence MAILFAVVARGTTILAKHAWCGGNFLEDFERSRAFSFLNEIKKRFQTTYGSRAQTALPYAMNSEFSSVLAAQLKHHSENKHVDKVMETQAQVDELKGIMVRNIDLVAQRGERLELLIDKTEHLVDSSVTFKTTSRNLARAMCMKNLKLTVIIIIAAMIFIYIVVSVACGGLTWPSCVAK from the exons ATGGCCATCCTTTTCGCAGTTGTGGCCAGAGGCACGACCATCCTAGCCAAGCATGCTTGGTGTGGCGGAAACTTCCTGGAG GATTTCGAACGTTCCCGAGCCTTCAGCTTTCTGAATGAAATCAAGAAGAGATTCCAGACTACGTATGGTTCAAGAGCGCAAACAGCCCTTCCATACGCCATGAACAGTGAGTTCTCCAGTGTTCTGGCTGCCCAACTG AAACATCACTCTGAGAACAAACATGTGGACAAAGTCATGGAAACTCAAGCCCAAGTGGACGAATTGAAGGGAATCATGGTCCGGAACATCG ATCTGGTGGCCCAACGAGGAGAAAGACTGGAGTTACTAATAGATAAAACAGAACATCTCGTAGATTCA TCGGTCACCTTCAAAACTACTAGCAGGAACCTTGCCAGAGCCATGTGTATGAAGAACCTCAAGCTCaccgtcatcatcatcatagcagCCATG ATCTTTATCTATATTGTCGTCTCCGTGGCCTGTGGTGGCCTTACCTGGCCGAGCTGTGTGgctaaataa